The nucleotide sequence aacaataaataattcatgtaCATtcttaatcataattttatacaattaataaataatattatcaatgaATAAGGTCACTTTTTCAACTGAGCAATTTGTTCAGACATTGTCCGTTCCTTAATCCAAATGTATCAAAAGTGCAAGATATGTCGGAAGTTGTAAAATTtaagtgttaaaaattatatttggttAAAAATACGAATAACAAGTGATTTTATACTCCAGTTAGTAAAAGGTTTACAAAATCGATTACACTCTGTACGTCGCttcacaataaataattcgttGTAATACAACACcgataaatataatctaataattCTCAAAGACTACTCGCTACATCTCGAAGACAACGAAATCGGGACTCAAATCGGGAAGTACTCGTATTTCGATAATAAacagttatgtaaataataaatatatttttggacCTGTAATCAAGAGCATACAGGAAGGATGATTAAATTTGGAAATTTTGCAAATTTTAGATTGACGAAATACTCCATAGACAAAGGTTTATGCGAGAAATGGCGACAGGCGACTGTTGGCTCAAATGGGCCGAGTGAAGTTGGCCGGAAACATGCCTTTCTCGTTCGTTGTCTCTTTTATACCCATCAACCAACCCTCCTCCTGCGAAAGCgaaattcaatatttcaatACGAACAAACTTTACTAGTTAaacatcaatatatatatttataatttaaaaacgataTCATTGCATTGTCATCTGTCAGAATCAGATTTAAATTCAACAAGAAGCTAAAATTAATGTCATTTAGAATCATCAGTCAGACCAACAAGAAATGGCAACTTTTGTAcctaacaatttttaattaaaaaataaagattaattatataattaattagagtTCCCCACCTGTTCTTCCGGATCGTCGTACTCCACGACGCGAATGGTATCCCCAACTTCGAAGGAGAGCTCGTCGCTATCTTCGCGCGTATAGCGGTACGTCGCACGTACACGGTACAGCGTGCCCGCTGGCAGACCCGCTAGTGTTGCCCCtgggaattttattatattaacgaAAAATAGcagtaaacaaaatacatttttgcgCCTTTACAGTACGTACACCTGAACAGTCAATGCTTCAAGCAAATAaggtcaattaaaataaattttaatgaaaatcagATGATTATAGCTACCATACTTGTCATGTATTTTGGAAAAGataatttgtaacatttactgtagatatagtattatatGATCCatgaactttaataaataaatggaattAAACAGATGAAATGAGACTGAAATTCCTGTAACCTATAGCCAGACGTAGACACTCTACTGTTATATTGCATTCCATCGAtacatagcaattaacatttcattatttcgctTATATACTGTTGTACCCGAGTGGTGAATACATGGAGAAAGTAAAATGCactcttattaaaatttcccCGATGACCCAGTACAATCCGGTCACAGTTTATAGGTTACcctcttaaaataaatatcttaaaggATTTAATATGTTAGTACACTGTGTTAATACAAGCAAAGCgttatctataaaaaagcagacatacatataaaataaatatttacaaagattTATGCCCCGCctgaaaacaaatttaaatatatatgttcgttagtagtttataaataattttttaaccatCAAACGCATAAAAGTGATAATTTCGTAATcaaaatattgcatttatatataagaacttTTACAACAGGACTTATTGTAAATGGAAATTGCATCCTTATTGAAGCTTTTAGTGACCCCACCTTGTcagtaaatatatatccaACATATACAGTATACACGATTCACATAACTCACCAACGGGTATGTCATACACATCGTCACTCTTCGCACGATTGTCTGTCTCTTTCCCGTCTACCGTCTCTTTTCCATCTACCGGTTCTTTCTCCTCTTTCTTCTTCTCTTCCACGTTATTATTCACCGCCTCAGTGGCCGGTGAACCTGAGAGAATTGTGTTCCTAGATACTACAACTACACTACAATACGCTTCCACGAAAATCCATAAACTTCGtctcaatattattttccttaatttataatttctcgTGGAATAATAGATAACATAGGTTGACTATAAAGCTAATAATGGATACCAAGACTAAACATTGGCTAAGGTGTTAGAGCGtatatacatagtttttaaACTAGCAAAGAAAAACAGTGCAATTGGGAATGGTGTAAAACCTAAACACGCTACTAACATATTAAACACTGCATTGCATTTGATAAAACGCGCGAGTAACCATGGCAACCGTTCACAAAGAATAGACATTCATGACGATTCCACTgacattctaaatttaaattaaaatccgaACATCTTATTGCGTGTGTCACCTAAGAGGGAATTATCGTAACTTACCGACTGGAATGTCGTACAattcgtcgacttttttgtcGTCTTTCGTGTCATTATCCGAATGTCCGTTGACTGGGGAAGGCAGAATGGGCGATCCTCGAGGCGATTCCCTCTCTCGGGGCGTTTCGGGCGAAGCGCGGGGGGTTTCTGGCGAATCCTTTTCCGGCGTCGACGGGGTATCCGCCCGAGGCGAAGGGGGGGAAGGCGCTACACACACTGATACGTACACACACATGCccaaacattatgtaaatggCAATAGTTGAAAATTCAAAGTCTCCGAccatattgaatttatttaactttctcTTATTTTGTGAACATACAAACAATCTAGTCTACAGTGGTGGCAAACTTAAACAAATGTTGCCATTTACGTGTAAAAACtcatttaaattgtatcaCTAAATAAGTTccaacacaaataacacagagCAGTTTAGTTGtcagttaaattaaacatgGGCACGTGTCGCACAAAACATTCTCATTGTATTATTGTTGTCTATACCAAAACGCAaacataatgttaattaagaaaatggtTGTAATAACTCGtataaatacttttgaaaTAAGCGggtatttcaaaaatttgaaTGTTCTTCGATAATACGAAAATGCattgaaaatcttttaatttagttgAGCGACttgtctatataataatttaacttcaaaataactttttttagtttttattattatctttggTTCTTTTTCTTTTCGTGATTGTTGTTTGCCCATAAGGGAGCATTAAGTATTACGTAATGTCTGTTCTTGTAAAACTTTACGATGCGTACGGGGGGTTTGAACTACGGTGCGTTTCGTAGCATTGttgtggggggggggggttatGTTAAACAGAACGTTACAGCGCGTTACATGGGGGAAGGGAAGTAATTAAGCCTCAACCTTTtgtaaatgatataaaaaaactccTTCCAGACTTACTACATAGTTTGTGCATAAGATTGAATCGGCCTTAGTGTACGTCATTATAGCTTTCGaatattttgcatttaaaaattagcaatttaaagtatttgtttatGAACAAGTTATCACAACCAAAAATTagagtttttgttataaattaaaccttTCTTAAAGTTCAGAACGTCAAATATGAGACATCAAACAGCAAATCCACATTTGAACGCAAATACTAAAGACTGAAGTTAGCAATGACTCACTTTGCACATTGGTGGGTGAAGGAGGGTTCCCGTTGTGGGAAGTGAGTGTGGCTGACTTCACGTTGTTGGATTTCTTGTATGAGCCGCGTTGGGAGTCCGTTGCCAACTTGTCCGTTATTGCCTCTAGTTCTAAGAACACCTGGagtcaataaacaaaaaaatattaatgcaaCTGTAGGACGATATTTAAAGTGACGCATGGTATTAATGGGCTTGTGAtacggctgaaaaagctaaagtcttGCAGACTTATACAGGGTCTAGGCTccaaatatgattttgtcccattcggtgtcgagaaaTTTGGTCCGTGAGGTCCAAACGATAtgaggctttttagggaaatagcAAAagggttagtcgacatcacagcaGACcaaagagctggcagctatcTCGGAATAAGAATTAGCTTTTCAAAGGGGGAatgctgccagtatcttcggaaccttgcttaaaatacagtattaaaaggagtccctttaatattatattttaaggtttgttattgtttttaattttaagtgaattattgtaattaaataatgacgCTGAATGTACAATGACATTGTTACTTATACATACCGGTGTACATAGCTACATTACACACACTCATGCACTCACGAGAGTACacagtttaaacaatttagatATTGTACCAATATCAGACCTTTATAAAACTTGTATACAAACACAAAAGATATcggaaaaaatataaccttgGAACTTTCCGAATGGAACAATTGTTCCGCCGAGAACAATGTCTGCAAATTGTTCACGTAGAACAACACACGCGAGTCGAACAACGCTGGCAGTTCGTCATGGAGCTCCGAGTTGAGGATCTCGTATGTTCGCTTCGCCTCTTCCAGCTGCTCACGGCCCTTCGTCACCTGGAAGTAGAAATGTAtaggttattttattaaaccagTATAACGGTTGAAGATCCGAACCACCTGTACTGGTCTATGGTGACATCGATATatctcatattaaaaaaaacataggaTTTTAAAAGAATCTGTTACCTTGACGTCGTCTCTTCTCTTGGCAGCGTTGGACTGCAGGTTCTGGAAACTATGCCTCTGACCGTCATAGTCCACTAACTTGCGACCACGCTTTTCGATTTTTTTCTGGAAAATGACggtagaaattaataaattcatatatttttttagctcaccccgtttgttttattctttcttgggtcaaatttagtaattcaaatttttgaagtgaaacttcttagGGTAAAATTTCTACgcaacgtcacgaagatgtgcagcgttttagtaagtaattaaattacaacgTTTCACTTctacatgtgtactttgtactcacgcacttttatattttttatttaacaaacaaaaaacgggggcaaacgggcaggaggattatctgatgttaagagatACCTTCGTCTCTGGGCTCGCAAGGGCATTGCCGATCTTACAACTAATACGCTTTTGTATTTGGAAAGTCCTTTTGTAGATATttgattacattaattaaaacaacccACCCTGACTTCAGGAAACTGGTTGGAGTACGTGTTGAGTGGTATCAGCACTTGATCTCCGAGCTTGTGCGAGAAGTCCTGCCACAGCATCTCCATGTTCTGGGCCTGGACGTACAGCAGGTCGTGGCCTGACCACCCGCTTTCGTACACCTCTGTGATTGCCTCCATTAAAGATTTGGAAGCAGTTTGAACAGctgtaattgtaaaatgacaaaataaaattaatatggtttgtacatttatttaaagatttgttggaataaaatttatagatcTCTTCTTCTAGCCATAGCAGGCAAACACAATTGCCGTTCAGGTATCTATATTTCTAGAAACCTCTGGGTCAAACCAAGTAACTGACTTTGTTAAAGGAGGTAAATATCATACAGTTAAATGAGTCATGATGTGATTTCTGACCGTTTCAGAAAAGTCGATCACATATcagaaaattgtaatttgcaTAAATTTATGCAATATGTAACTCaaattaacagtaattataaattttattaaattctaatgTATAATGTTCATAATGAATCTCTTACCACGTATACATCTTATGTAATTGTTGAATTCCTTTTGAAGCCGAACTGCCTGCTGATGCTGCCTGTTGAAATTCTGAAGGTGTTCTTCGAATATGTCATCGAGGGTCCTGTCTACTTTGCCCAAGTTTTGCAATAACTGTAACAAATGtaagtttcattaaaacaaataaatcagtgatGCTATACAACGTTTTCTTAACatctgggcttcagatttctgtatctgtttcatgatcatttgtcagtCTAATAAGTAAGTAGGAGTCCTCCTGCCTGCCAAACACCGTcgacattttgggtctaacGCTCTGTAGAGGTTAAATTTTTTCCATAAGCAGGCGCCTCATTGGAAACCGCAAGGAAAACGAAAGCGTGGCCGTCCTGATGGCGTTGCAGATGAGGCAAAGAGAGCGGAAAAGACTTGCAGCGAGGTGAAATACAAGGCTTCAGACTgaacgcgatggagactcactgtGGACGCCATCTGCCCCAATTATGGGACAAGTccaataagttatataaatgatgaccgatgtttattttatttatgtggaatatattttataatagatatttaagtatagatttatatgaatatcattagaaatatttaccttttaatatgtgttattCAATTACGACTATCCCAGCCGCTATTAAGGtgacaataaaaacaacacaaGGTCAATGACACGTTGAATCAGCATGTTTTTAGTATTCGTAACGTTATCGCGTGACATATCGAATTATGGCGAACACTTACCATCGGTCTACCgattatatgtaatgtatatattttccattatattaaaaggGTTTTGTAtgccttttttatatagaacaacAAACGGATAGGAGGCTCCGATATTATGCAATGGCACCAATGCGAagtagagtccttcaagaaaagagcgtaccaattcttaaaagaccgccaacgcactcgcaaaCCCTCAGGCATTGAGTGTCgttgggcggcggtatcacttaacttaACATCgggtaagcctcctgcccgtttgccgcctgttgcaaaaaaaatacatttatggcaagtttttgtatattttctaacCGCGAGGGAAGGGTGGTGGCCGCACAATTTATAGGTCTCAGCAGCAGCATATCAACTAGTTAAATGCAATATTgggaaaaggaaaataaatgtatttgtttccGTTTTGCAAACAGTAAAACACTACTCAAAGTGCAGGAAGCcgtatagttattaataaacaactcCTTGGAATTCTACTGAACGACATCTGAATGTACAATGATTAGGACATCCAAGAGTTCCTATCAAATGCAAATACAGGCTACCTTGTATGGAACTAAAGCCTTTAATCCGTTGTCTATGGTAATGCAGTCAACGACCGACCATTTGACTTTCAAGTTTATGAAACACgcgatttatataattaaatattttgaagggatttaattaaataaatctgatATTTTGCTTATTTTAGCACGATTAGTTCATTCGCCCCTTAGTTAAAAGTTATTATGCTGTAGTCGCGTGACGCCcccttaacaatatttatatgcaagtgttttgtataaatactGGCTTATTTCggaaattgtatgtatatttttagccTATCTAACAGTAACAGTAACaacttaaaatacttaatttttaatattacaaaaaatactgttcacttaaatacataaatgataGATAGATTTTAGGAATTACTAGAAAATTGTTAACGAAAagttaattttcaaaacataatgaaattcaaattttaaaattcgaattgcCCATCATAACAATGAAATTCCCCTGTGGGACGTTGGCACCACGTTGGGTAACACTGgtaaccttttttatatacgtaACGAGTATGTTAGTTCATACATTACCCGCTAATTATATGCAGAACACTAACGACCCACAATCAAGTGTAACAGGCGTATCGTTGCGTGACGTCACATCCGTTACGTTCGTTTTCGTTTTCGATTGTCTTTGACCGAGGCCTCCGATTACGGTATTGTCTCTGTCAGGTTGTAATTACACTTTTTACTTAATCAGCTGATGAAGTTACGTCAAGTAATTCTTAATGGCTTACAAAATCTCGTGAATTCTTATTTGACAAAAAATCTAGATGAATCCCCATccattttctataatataccTAAGGCTTCTATGCCTGACGCGTTTACATGTCTTTGATGGTTTTCTAATGATGTCTCCATAATCGTATCGTCGATCAAGTATTAATTGAGCACAGATGTATGAAAACCCATTGGTACAACGACGGTAGAGGACAAAGATTAGAACACACGGCAAGCAATGGCCGAATCGTGTGTTTAGCCATAATCTTACACTATTTAAGACAAATACTTTTGAagaaaaattcttttaaagcaaatattttataaatcaaatactttataagaaaaatactttttaagagAAAAACTTTGtaagacaaatatttttaagacaaaaaccttttaaaatcCCAAGTTTTCCACCGCACTAACTCCAAAACTGCGATTTTCACCTCACGACCAAGTGTCGCACATAACTGTCCTGTTAAGCGCGCTAATctataataacaacaatatgtct is from Pieris rapae chromosome 7, ilPieRapa1.1, whole genome shotgun sequence and encodes:
- the LOC111002790 gene encoding myc box-dependent-interacting protein 1 isoform X2, encoding MAESKGALIAKTVQKHAGRAKEKLLQNLGKVDRTLDDIFEEHLQNFNRQHQQAVRLQKEFNNYIRCIRAVQTASKSLMEAITEVYESGWSGHDLLYVQAQNMEMLWQDFSHKLGDQVLIPLNTYSNQFPEVRKKIEKRGRKLVDYDGQRHSFQNLQSNAAKRRDDVKVTKGREQLEEAKRTYEILNSELHDELPALFDSRVLFYVNNLQTLFSAEQLFHSESSKVFLELEAITDKLATDSQRGSYKKSNNVKSATLTSHNGNPPSPTNVQTPSPPSPRADTPSTPEKDSPETPRASPETPRERESPRGSPILPSPVNGHSDNDTKDDKKVDELYDIPVGSPATEAVNNNVEEKKKEEKEPVDGKETVDGKETDNRAKSDDVYDIPVGATLAGLPAGTLYRVRATYRYTREDSDELSFEVGDTIRVVEYDDPEEQEEGWLMGIKETTNEKGMFPANFTRPI
- the LOC111002790 gene encoding myc box-dependent-interacting protein 1 isoform X1, with product MAESKGALIAKTVQKHAGRAKEKLLQNLGKVDRTLDDIFEEHLQNFNRQHQQAVRLQKEFNNYIRCIRAVQTASKSLMEAITEVYESGWSGHDLLYVQAQNMEMLWQDFSHKLGDQVLIPLNTYSNQFPEVRKKIEKRGRKLVDYDGQRHSFQNLQSNAAKRRDDVKVTKGREQLEEAKRTYEILNSELHDELPALFDSRVLFYVNNLQTLFSAEQLFHSESSKVFLELEAITDKLATDSQRGSYKKSNNVKSATLTSHNGNPPSPTNVQMCVAPSPPSPRADTPSTPEKDSPETPRASPETPRERESPRGSPILPSPVNGHSDNDTKDDKKVDELYDIPVGSPATEAVNNNVEEKKKEEKEPVDGKETVDGKETDNRAKSDDVYDIPVGATLAGLPAGTLYRVRATYRYTREDSDELSFEVGDTIRVVEYDDPEEQEEGWLMGIKETTNEKGMFPANFTRPI
- the LOC111002790 gene encoding myc box-dependent-interacting protein 1 isoform X4; amino-acid sequence: MAESKGALIAKTVQKHAGRAKEKLLQNLGKVDRTLDDIFEEHLQNFNRQHQQAVRLQKEFNNYIRCIRAVQTASKSLMEAITEVYESGWSGHDLLYVQAQNMEMLWQDFSHKLGDQVLIPLNTYSNQFPEVRKKIEKRGRKLVDYDGQRHSFQNLQSNAAKRRDDVKVTKGREQLEEAKRTYEILNSELHDELPALFDSRVLFYVNNLQTLFSAEQLFHSESSKVFLELEAITDKLATDSQRGSYKKSNNVKSATLTSHNGNPPSPTNVQSSPATEAVNNNVEEKKKEEKEPVDGKETVDGKETDNRAKSDDVYDIPVGATLAGLPAGTLYRVRATYRYTREDSDELSFEVGDTIRVVEYDDPEEQEEGWLMGIKETTNEKGMFPANFTRPI
- the LOC111002790 gene encoding myc box-dependent-interacting protein 1 isoform X5, which codes for MAESKGALIAKTVQKHAGRAKEKLLQNLGKVDRTLDDIFEEHLQNFNRQHQQAVRLQKEFNNYIRCIRAVQTASKSLMEAITEVYESGWSGHDLLYVQAQNMEMLWQDFSHKLGDQVLIPLNTYSNQFPEVRKKIEKRGRKLVDYDGQRHSFQNLQSNAAKRRDDVKVTKGREQLEEAKRTYEILNSELHDELPALFDSRVLFYVNNLQTLFSAEQLFHSESSKVFLELEAITDKLATDSQRGSYKKSNNVKSATLTSHNGNPPSPTNVQRATLAGLPAGTLYRVRATYRYTREDSDELSFEVGDTIRVVEYDDPEEQEEGWLMGIKETTNEKGMFPANFTRPI
- the LOC111002790 gene encoding amphiphysin isoform X3 — translated: MAESKGALIAKTVQKHAGRAKEKLLQNLGKVDRTLDDIFEEHLQNFNRQHQQAVRLQKEFNNYIRCIRAVQTASKSLMEAITEVYESGWSGHDLLYVQAQNMEMLWQDFSHKLGDQVLIPLNTYSNQFPEVRKKIEKRGRKLVDYDGQRHSFQNLQSNAAKRRDDVKVTKGREQLEEAKRTYEILNSELHDELPALFDSRVLFYVNNLQTLFSAEQLFHSESSKVFLELEAITDKLATDSQRGSYKKSNNVKSATLTSHNGNPPSPTNVQMCVAPSPPSPRADTPSTPEKDSPETPRASPETPRERESPRGSPILPSPVNGHSDNDTKDDKKVDELYDIPVGATLAGLPAGTLYRVRATYRYTREDSDELSFEVGDTIRVVEYDDPEEQEEGWLMGIKETTNEKGMFPANFTRPI